From the genome of Varibaculum prostatecancerukia, one region includes:
- a CDS encoding DUF4418 family protein → MKDRIIGSLPTVVLGLLIAIAPRTFAPVCEFAAKHSSGKEHMSGMKGSGGMDHMNHMGQAGKAMGEAHQHMACYWSAQASLGIGILLLVIGLLALFMNSQIRTGLNLSAALIYVLEISIVTVLIGTCKNEEMSCNVYAMPTLLALSCIGILAVGAAIFLDQRNRPELQKAAA, encoded by the coding sequence ATGAAGGATAGAATCATTGGTTCGCTGCCTACCGTAGTGTTGGGCCTGCTCATTGCCATCGCGCCGCGGACTTTTGCGCCGGTTTGCGAGTTCGCTGCCAAACACAGCTCCGGCAAGGAACATATGTCCGGGATGAAAGGCTCCGGTGGTATGGACCATATGAACCACATGGGGCAGGCTGGCAAAGCGATGGGTGAGGCTCATCAACATATGGCGTGCTACTGGTCCGCTCAAGCCAGCTTGGGGATTGGAATCCTCCTGCTGGTCATTGGGCTGCTGGCATTGTTTATGAACTCCCAGATTCGCACCGGTTTGAACCTGAGTGCGGCGCTCATCTATGTGCTGGAAATTTCGATTGTCACCGTGCTTATTGGAACGTGCAAAAACGAGGAAATGTCTTGCAATGTTTACGCGATGCCCACGCTGTTGGCGCTGAGCTGTATAGGGATCCTGGCAGTCGGTGCGGCGATATTCCTGGATCAAAGGAACCGCCCGGAGCTTCAGAAAGCTGCGGCATAA
- a CDS encoding nitroreductase family protein, which translates to MTEISNIIHGRWSPREYDPDFPISSEDMSQLLEAARWAPSAMNAQEWWFVPGIRGDKNYEILRRAVAGFSDWALDASGLILNIHQEYPSRHGLDFGPYDLGSAVQNMLLQAEVMGLHMRPFATFDRELVCREFQIAAPYVPFTMCTVGKEPAGLTKDRERKPLDQLLWENHQA; encoded by the coding sequence ATGACTGAGATTTCTAATATCATTCACGGCCGTTGGAGCCCGCGCGAATATGACCCTGACTTTCCCATAAGCAGCGAGGATATGAGCCAGCTTCTAGAGGCAGCGCGTTGGGCGCCCTCGGCAATGAATGCTCAAGAATGGTGGTTCGTGCCCGGGATTCGCGGCGATAAAAACTACGAGATTCTGCGCCGGGCAGTAGCCGGTTTTTCGGATTGGGCGCTTGATGCGTCCGGGCTGATTCTTAACATTCATCAGGAATATCCGTCTCGCCACGGCCTAGATTTTGGCCCCTACGACTTGGGTAGCGCGGTGCAAAATATGTTGCTGCAAGCCGAAGTCATGGGACTACATATGCGCCCCTTTGCCACTTTTGATCGGGAGCTAGTATGCCGGGAGTTCCAGATCGCCGCTCCCTACGTGCCCTTCACCATGTGCACCGTAGGTAAAGAACCTGCTGGGCTCACTAAAGACCGGGAACGCAAACCGCTTGATCAGCTACTTTGGGAAAACCACCAGGCTTAG
- the dop gene encoding depupylase/deamidase Dop translates to MTENAINRPLGTETEFGIIQPGNIYANPVALSTQVVAAYRDQSRPWEAVTWDYEGENPLQDMRGFSLSPREADPSQLTNNPEQLAPAGPGVRAVARPSAQETALPKPSACVLTNGARLYVDHAHPEYSSPETLDPKQGALYDAAGDLIARRAMQLAAQSGNDIRLFKNNVDGKGAAYGSHENYLLRRDLDFFELAQNLIPFLVTRPLICGAGRVGIGQRSQKAGFQISQRADYVENDIGLETTFNRPIVNTRDEPHANARKWRRLHIIGGDANRFQYSTYLRLGSTAAYLWFLENANPSELKVLEDLRITTDPVEETWAVSHDLSLTHRLETASGALTALQIQKEILLAIDGALEKRGGAEEASAALLADWQQILDSLATDRAQAARKVEWVGKFQLLERMRKRLSCEWDHPKLQALDLQWAALEPGIFESLCAAGMVEQLFSEAEVSQAVSQPPRGGRAWVRGMAVAKLPQVKKGSWESLLLDLGGEKLLRFNLGDPARCASEAEMRALEKGDAAAFARALAKSGDKEKPVKKF, encoded by the coding sequence ATGACCGAAAACGCTATTAATCGTCCCTTAGGCACCGAAACTGAGTTCGGGATTATCCAGCCGGGAAATATCTATGCCAATCCGGTTGCCCTCTCTACTCAGGTAGTGGCTGCCTACCGGGATCAATCGCGCCCCTGGGAGGCAGTTACTTGGGATTATGAGGGCGAAAATCCCCTGCAGGATATGCGAGGATTCTCCCTCAGCCCCCGCGAGGCTGACCCCTCGCAGCTAACCAATAATCCCGAGCAACTGGCACCTGCAGGTCCCGGAGTGCGCGCGGTTGCCCGCCCCAGCGCCCAAGAGACTGCGCTGCCCAAGCCGAGCGCCTGCGTACTGACTAACGGCGCACGCCTTTATGTGGATCATGCCCACCCGGAATACTCTTCCCCGGAAACTTTGGATCCCAAGCAGGGGGCGCTCTATGACGCGGCCGGAGACCTGATTGCTCGCCGCGCAATGCAACTAGCTGCCCAAAGCGGTAATGACATTCGGCTTTTTAAAAACAATGTAGACGGTAAAGGTGCCGCCTACGGCAGCCACGAAAACTATCTTTTGCGCCGCGACCTAGACTTTTTTGAACTCGCCCAAAACCTGATTCCCTTCCTGGTTACTCGTCCGCTTATCTGCGGAGCCGGGCGGGTAGGTATCGGGCAGCGCTCCCAAAAAGCTGGTTTCCAGATTTCTCAACGCGCCGACTATGTAGAAAATGATATTGGTCTAGAAACTACCTTTAACCGGCCTATAGTTAATACCCGAGATGAACCGCATGCCAATGCCCGCAAGTGGCGGCGGCTACATATTATCGGGGGAGACGCCAACCGTTTCCAATATTCAACCTACCTGCGGTTAGGGAGTACCGCTGCTTACTTGTGGTTCCTGGAAAACGCGAATCCCTCGGAGCTGAAAGTCCTGGAAGACCTGCGAATCACTACTGATCCGGTAGAGGAAACCTGGGCAGTTTCCCATGACTTGTCGCTGACCCATCGCCTGGAAACCGCCTCGGGAGCGCTTACCGCCCTTCAGATTCAAAAGGAAATCCTGCTCGCTATCGACGGGGCGTTAGAAAAACGTGGGGGAGCAGAGGAAGCCAGTGCCGCTTTGCTTGCCGACTGGCAGCAAATCCTCGATTCCTTAGCGACTGACCGCGCGCAGGCGGCGCGCAAAGTAGAGTGGGTAGGAAAATTTCAGCTCTTGGAACGGATGCGTAAGCGGCTTAGTTGCGAATGGGATCACCCGAAACTGCAAGCCCTGGATTTGCAGTGGGCTGCATTAGAGCCGGGGATTTTTGAAAGTCTGTGCGCAGCCGGAATGGTCGAGCAACTGTTTAGCGAGGCAGAAGTATCGCAAGCAGTCTCGCAGCCTCCGCGCGGAGGGCGAGCCTGGGTGCGAGGCATGGCGGTAGCTAAACTTCCCCAGGTCAAGAAAGGATCGTGGGAATCGCTGCTCCTAGACTTAGGGGGCGAAAAACTTTTACGCTTCAACCTGGGGGATCCGGCGCGTTGCGCCAGTGAAGCAGAAATGCGCGCCCTCGAAAAAGGGGACGCCGCCGCTTTTGCCCGCGCCCTTGCCAAAAGCGGCGATAAGGAAAAACCGGTAAAAAAATTCTAG
- a CDS encoding ABC transporter permease: protein MQSSQITWGKLPFRNLKYYRYRSLGLFLVAVLLSAITFGAGMVSLNLSQGLSSVKERLGADIMIVPSQFEQSAKDIYLCGGKPSGFLLPDDVSDSVANVAGVEQVTTQTYIASLMASCCEVRLQIIGIDPDTDFVIKPWIQATYSRGLQDGELVAGSKVQINAQGKIRLFNYEFPVSARLAPTGTNLDSSVFANLATTKILARQAEKVGHPVLSADEIGHRVSAVMVKVKPGYAPEEVAQHISKSPQLKGLGFVSANGISSRLKEGVGHIVGALQVFLAVFWAVALAVMVTVNWVSVMSRSKELGSLRIMGATKRMLTAMLLKENLLVSLTGGVLGLGLSAALLRPFGDAIQRALKQPYLQSDLWSQCSLGVLILVTVCLSAVLSSAISAIRLLRKETYQVVREGQ, encoded by the coding sequence ATGCAAAGCAGCCAGATAACCTGGGGTAAACTCCCTTTTCGTAATCTCAAATATTACCGTTACCGCAGTTTAGGACTGTTCCTGGTGGCAGTCCTGCTCAGCGCGATAACGTTCGGTGCAGGGATGGTTTCGCTGAACCTCAGCCAAGGTTTGTCATCGGTCAAGGAACGCTTGGGGGCGGACATAATGATTGTGCCTTCCCAGTTTGAGCAATCCGCAAAGGATATTTACCTCTGCGGGGGAAAACCGAGCGGGTTTTTGCTGCCAGATGACGTTTCGGATTCGGTCGCCAATGTTGCCGGGGTGGAACAGGTCACCACGCAAACCTATATTGCTTCCCTAATGGCGAGTTGCTGCGAGGTGCGGCTGCAGATTATCGGCATTGATCCGGACACCGACTTTGTTATCAAACCCTGGATTCAAGCCACTTATTCACGTGGTCTGCAGGACGGTGAGCTGGTCGCGGGCTCCAAAGTTCAGATTAATGCCCAGGGCAAGATTCGCCTGTTTAACTATGAATTCCCGGTAAGCGCGCGGCTGGCGCCGACGGGCACGAACCTGGATTCGTCTGTGTTTGCCAATCTGGCGACCACGAAAATCCTGGCGCGCCAAGCTGAAAAGGTGGGGCATCCGGTCTTGTCCGCAGATGAGATTGGACACCGGGTTTCCGCAGTGATGGTAAAAGTCAAGCCCGGTTACGCCCCGGAGGAAGTGGCGCAGCATATTTCTAAATCTCCCCAGCTGAAGGGCTTGGGCTTTGTGTCTGCGAACGGGATTAGTTCCCGGCTCAAGGAGGGTGTGGGTCACATTGTGGGCGCCCTGCAGGTCTTTCTGGCTGTCTTTTGGGCAGTAGCGTTGGCGGTGATGGTGACGGTCAACTGGGTCAGCGTCATGTCTCGGAGCAAAGAGTTGGGCTCGTTGCGGATAATGGGTGCCACCAAGCGGATGCTGACCGCAATGTTGCTGAAAGAGAATCTGCTGGTCAGCCTGACGGGTGGCGTGCTGGGGCTGGGACTCAGCGCGGCGCTGCTGCGACCCTTTGGCGATGCCATTCAAAGGGCTTTGAAGCAGCCCTATCTGCAAAGCGATCTGTGGAGCCAGTGTTCTCTGGGCGTTCTCATCTTGGTGACGGTGTGCCTCAGCGCCGTCCTGTCCAGTGCTATCTCGGCGATTCGCCTGCTGCGAAAAGAAACTTACCAGGTCGTGCGGGAGGGGCAATAG
- the lgt gene encoding prolipoprotein diacylglyceryl transferase, which yields MNPFFIPSPSQGVWYLGPIPLRAYAFAILLGIFLACLWASRRYKQRGGNPDVIVDLALWVIPFGIIGARIYHVLSKWQDYFGPTGDPKEIPLIWHGGLAIWGGVFAATITACLVLRHRKLKIAPVADAIAPAILVGQIFGRIGNYFNQELFGGPSTLPWALQIDLQHRPLGFEEYATFHPTFLYEMLWNLAAIAVLLWIERRFHPRGGMMMGFYLCAYSLGRFWIENLRIDQANQFLGLRINAWTSLLVFALGILIAVWCYRQNFPRLQVAPDKEEKPEEAGEAKSISQ from the coding sequence ATGAACCCGTTTTTTATTCCCTCTCCCTCCCAGGGCGTCTGGTATTTAGGCCCGATTCCCCTACGGGCTTATGCTTTTGCGATTCTCCTTGGTATTTTCTTGGCATGCCTGTGGGCTTCCCGGCGCTATAAGCAGCGAGGCGGCAACCCGGATGTAATAGTGGATTTGGCGCTTTGGGTGATTCCCTTTGGGATTATAGGAGCCCGCATCTACCACGTCTTAAGCAAATGGCAAGACTATTTTGGTCCCACCGGTGACCCTAAAGAGATTCCTTTAATCTGGCATGGCGGTCTGGCTATCTGGGGAGGGGTCTTTGCGGCTACCATCACCGCTTGCCTGGTGCTTCGTCACCGGAAACTAAAAATCGCGCCGGTAGCGGATGCGATAGCGCCTGCCATTTTGGTGGGACAAATTTTTGGTCGGATTGGAAACTACTTTAACCAAGAACTTTTCGGTGGTCCTTCTACCTTGCCTTGGGCTTTGCAGATTGATTTGCAGCATCGCCCGCTTGGCTTTGAAGAATACGCGACATTTCACCCAACTTTCCTCTACGAAATGCTCTGGAACCTGGCGGCGATTGCGGTGCTTTTATGGATTGAGCGGCGCTTTCATCCCCGGGGAGGGATGATGATGGGTTTCTACCTTTGCGCCTATAGCCTGGGGCGTTTTTGGATAGAGAATCTCCGGATTGACCAGGCAAATCAGTTCTTGGGGCTAAGAATAAATGCCTGGACCTCGCTGTTGGTGTTTGCCTTAGGGATTCTGATTGCCGTGTGGTGCTATAGGCAAAACTTCCCTCGCCTGCAGGTGGCTCCAGATAAAGAGGAAAAGCCGGAGGAGGCTGGCGAGGCTAAGTCAATCTCACAGTAG
- the pafA gene encoding Pup--protein ligase, with translation MRRIFGIETEYGIICAAPQGRPPIDAEQAARRLFNPVVNRHRSSNVFLGNGGRLYLDVGAHPEYATAECDCLTDLLAQDIAGQEIFSDLVATTNQQLAADGINGQIHLFKNNRDSQGNSCGCHENYLLHRSADFMGMADALIAFFITRQILVGAGLIDEEGGYHFSQRADKMYDPISAATTRARPIINTRDEPLADSSEYRRMHVIVGDSNIGEATTALKVGMTIALLDAIDCSLNLADLAIADPMSAIREINADLSGRAPLKLKAGGYLDAVEIQNRIYQRVINTLSDAGELEATRERIKVGDFDPLELWERTLQCFQEEDFGAVNTEIDWVIKKNLLEQSAKRHQVPMNSAVISRLDLAYHDITAAGLAPALKRAGLMRQLLTREEIATAKTYPPCTTRANIRGKVLREAERLRRDVSVDWLHVRIDESKMPTVMLGDPFASEGEILDKLLLELQERA, from the coding sequence TTGCGGAGAATCTTCGGGATAGAAACCGAGTATGGCATTATTTGTGCTGCCCCTCAGGGGCGTCCCCCCATCGATGCGGAACAGGCTGCACGCCGCCTCTTCAACCCGGTAGTTAACCGTCATCGTTCCTCCAATGTGTTCTTAGGTAACGGAGGACGCCTTTACCTGGATGTGGGGGCACATCCGGAATATGCGACTGCCGAATGTGACTGCTTAACGGATTTACTGGCGCAAGACATAGCGGGACAAGAAATTTTTTCCGATCTGGTAGCCACCACTAATCAGCAACTAGCAGCTGATGGTATTAACGGTCAGATTCACCTTTTTAAGAATAATCGTGACTCTCAGGGGAACTCTTGCGGGTGCCACGAAAACTATCTGCTGCATCGCTCCGCCGATTTTATGGGAATGGCAGATGCGCTAATCGCCTTCTTTATTACCCGCCAAATCCTGGTGGGAGCCGGGCTAATCGATGAAGAGGGAGGATATCATTTCTCTCAGCGCGCCGATAAAATGTATGATCCGATTTCGGCGGCCACTACCCGGGCGCGTCCCATTATCAACACTCGTGATGAACCGCTCGCGGACTCTAGCGAATATCGCCGGATGCACGTAATCGTAGGGGACTCTAATATCGGTGAAGCCACTACCGCCCTAAAAGTGGGGATGACGATTGCTTTACTGGATGCGATTGACTGTTCGCTTAATCTGGCTGACCTGGCAATTGCTGACCCGATGAGCGCAATTCGAGAAATTAACGCGGATTTATCGGGGCGGGCTCCCCTAAAGCTCAAGGCGGGCGGTTACCTAGATGCGGTAGAGATTCAAAACCGTATCTACCAGCGGGTTATTAACACTCTAAGTGATGCCGGGGAGTTGGAAGCTACCCGGGAACGGATAAAAGTAGGCGATTTTGACCCCTTAGAACTGTGGGAGCGGACCCTGCAATGTTTCCAGGAAGAAGACTTTGGGGCGGTAAACACCGAGATAGATTGGGTGATTAAGAAGAATCTTCTGGAGCAAAGTGCAAAGCGGCACCAGGTTCCTATGAACTCGGCGGTGATTTCGCGTCTTGATTTGGCTTATCACGATATTACTGCGGCTGGTCTAGCCCCGGCGCTGAAGCGGGCAGGACTGATGCGACAATTGCTAACCCGTGAAGAAATAGCGACTGCGAAAACTTATCCTCCCTGCACTACCAGGGCAAATATCCGGGGCAAGGTTTTACGGGAAGCGGAGCGGCTACGTAGAGATGTTTCAGTAGACTGGTTACACGTACGCATTGATGAATCTAAAATGCCAACGGTGATGCTCGGGGATCCTTTTGCAAGTGAGGGCGAAATCCTCGATAAACTGTTGCTCGAACTACAGGAGCGAGCATGA
- the pyk gene encoding pyruvate kinase, with translation MRRAKIVCTLGPATNSPSQIEKLAMAGMNVARINRSHGSQEEAEATIANIRRVALQTGKAIAVLVDLQGPKIRLETFATGPQTLKKGDTFTITTRDVPGNKEIVGTTFKGLPGDCTPGDVLLIDDGNVQVRVKQVTATDVVTEVEVPGVVSDHKGLNLPGVAVSVPALSEKDEDDLRWALQQGADLIALSFVRSADDFADVKRIMEEEEVHIPVIAKIEKPQAVERLVEIVQAFDGIMVARGDLGVEMPLEAVPLVQKRAIELARRYAKPVIVATQVFDSMIHNPRPTRAEASDCANAILDGADAVMLSGETSVGAYPIDAVRLMASVINNVEENGGDRIAPLTTYDHDRAGVLSIAAARAAEMLDLKFMIAFTQGGTSARTMSRLRSPIPMLAFTPLESTRNQLAVSWGIHTYRVPYVTHTDDMVWQVDQVLQAQGLAKRGDQVIILGGMPPGVPGSTNSMRIHTVGMENDYR, from the coding sequence ATGCGCAGAGCAAAAATTGTATGTACTTTAGGACCGGCAACGAACTCCCCATCGCAAATTGAAAAACTGGCTATGGCCGGAATGAATGTGGCGCGGATTAACCGTTCGCACGGCAGCCAAGAAGAAGCGGAAGCTACTATCGCTAATATTCGGCGAGTAGCGCTGCAAACCGGTAAAGCGATTGCGGTACTGGTGGATTTGCAAGGTCCCAAGATTCGTTTAGAAACTTTCGCCACCGGTCCGCAGACCTTGAAAAAGGGTGACACTTTTACGATTACTACCCGGGATGTGCCGGGGAATAAGGAAATCGTGGGTACTACTTTCAAAGGGTTGCCGGGGGATTGCACCCCGGGAGACGTCCTCTTGATTGATGACGGCAATGTGCAAGTGCGGGTAAAGCAAGTTACCGCTACCGATGTAGTTACCGAGGTGGAAGTGCCGGGGGTGGTTTCTGACCACAAGGGACTAAACCTGCCGGGAGTTGCAGTTTCGGTACCGGCACTGTCCGAAAAAGATGAAGATGATTTACGTTGGGCTTTGCAGCAAGGAGCCGACCTGATTGCGCTATCATTTGTGCGCAGTGCCGATGATTTTGCGGATGTAAAGCGGATTATGGAAGAAGAGGAAGTCCATATTCCGGTTATCGCCAAGATTGAAAAACCGCAGGCTGTAGAGCGTCTGGTAGAGATTGTGCAGGCTTTTGATGGGATTATGGTGGCGCGCGGCGACCTGGGGGTAGAAATGCCCTTAGAGGCAGTACCGCTGGTGCAAAAGCGGGCGATTGAGCTGGCGCGCCGCTATGCAAAGCCGGTAATCGTGGCTACGCAAGTTTTTGACTCTATGATTCATAATCCCCGTCCTACCCGCGCGGAAGCTTCTGACTGTGCGAATGCAATCTTAGACGGTGCTGATGCGGTGATGTTGTCGGGGGAGACCTCGGTGGGGGCCTACCCGATTGATGCGGTGCGCCTTATGGCTTCGGTGATTAATAATGTAGAGGAAAACGGGGGAGATCGGATCGCCCCGCTAACTACTTACGACCATGACCGTGCCGGGGTGCTTTCGATTGCGGCGGCGCGAGCAGCGGAAATGTTAGACCTGAAGTTCATGATTGCCTTCACTCAAGGAGGCACCAGCGCGCGCACCATGTCGCGGCTGCGTTCCCCCATCCCGATGTTGGCATTTACTCCCCTGGAATCTACCCGTAACCAATTGGCGGTTTCTTGGGGAATTCACACTTACCGGGTTCCTTATGTGACCCACACCGATGACATGGTTTGGCAAGTTGACCAGGTGCTGCAAGCCCAAGGTTTAGCCAAACGCGGAGATCAAGTAATTATTCTGGGAGGAATGCCTCCGGGGGTTCCCGGATCCACTAACTCGATGCGGATTCATACGGTGGGAATGGAAAACGACTACCGTTAG
- the hisF gene encoding imidazole glycerol phosphate synthase subunit HisF → MAVAIRVIPCLDVDQGRVVKGVNFQNLRDAGDPVELAERYSEEGADEITFLDVSASKEGRATMVQTVQRCAERVFVPLTVGGGVRSVADVEQLLGAGADKVGVNTAAIADPDLIDRIAKRFGNQVLVISVDARRCPAGVETPSGFEVTTHGGTRSTGIDALEWCREVTARGAGEILLNSMDADGVKTGFDLEMLEQVRSQVAVPLIASGGAGKVEHFVQAVRAGADAVLAASVFHFGEIAISQVKAGLKEAGFEVR, encoded by the coding sequence ATGGCGGTAGCGATAAGGGTGATTCCTTGCCTAGATGTTGATCAGGGACGCGTGGTTAAGGGCGTGAACTTCCAGAACCTGCGAGATGCTGGCGACCCGGTGGAACTGGCAGAACGCTATAGCGAGGAAGGCGCCGACGAAATTACCTTCCTGGATGTCTCGGCTTCTAAAGAGGGGCGTGCCACCATGGTGCAAACCGTGCAGCGCTGTGCCGAGCGGGTATTTGTGCCGCTCACCGTAGGTGGTGGGGTGCGTTCAGTTGCCGACGTTGAACAGCTGTTGGGGGCAGGTGCTGACAAGGTAGGGGTTAATACTGCCGCGATTGCTGACCCGGATTTAATTGACCGGATAGCGAAGCGCTTCGGCAATCAAGTGTTAGTAATCTCCGTAGATGCCCGCCGCTGCCCTGCCGGAGTGGAAACTCCCAGTGGATTTGAAGTCACTACCCACGGGGGAACCCGCTCTACCGGTATTGACGCCTTGGAGTGGTGTCGGGAAGTAACTGCGCGGGGAGCAGGGGAAATCCTTTTAAACTCTATGGATGCCGACGGAGTGAAAACTGGTTTTGACCTGGAAATGTTAGAGCAGGTGCGCTCGCAGGTGGCGGTGCCTTTGATTGCCTCTGGGGGAGCCGGCAAAGTTGAACATTTTGTGCAGGCGGTGCGAGCCGGGGCAGACGCAGTGCTAGCAGCCAGCGTCTTCCACTTCGGGGAGATTGCAATTTCGCAGGTAAAAGCGGGGCTAAAAGAAGCGGGGTTTGAAGTTCGGTGA
- a CDS encoding ABC transporter ATP-binding protein → MLLELCEVTKKFSRRGREFNAVDSVSLSVDAGQFVGVSGKSGNGKTTLLNLMMGLLRPSSGTVLVAGEDLSDLSDRELSQLRRFRLGMITQQQTLVSSLNVLDNVVLPATLRSKGRSSGKSSPVGVGSLPVNRALDLLEKLDIADLSHAWPAELSGGEMRRVAIARALMAQPEVLLADEPTGDLDDDSTAAVLRLFHELAQGSSAVVMVTHDAAAYEYCNRRFNMLDGHLEELW, encoded by the coding sequence ATGTTGTTGGAACTGTGCGAAGTGACCAAGAAGTTTTCGCGGCGGGGACGCGAGTTCAACGCGGTAGACAGTGTGAGCTTGAGTGTTGACGCCGGCCAATTTGTGGGTGTTTCAGGCAAATCGGGTAACGGAAAAACGACCCTGCTGAACCTCATGATGGGTTTGCTGCGTCCCAGCTCAGGAACGGTTCTGGTGGCAGGAGAGGATCTGTCTGATCTCTCGGATCGGGAACTGTCCCAGCTGCGCCGGTTTCGTCTGGGAATGATTACGCAGCAGCAAACCCTGGTCAGCTCTCTCAACGTCTTGGATAACGTGGTGTTGCCTGCTACTTTGCGGTCAAAAGGGCGGTCGTCGGGGAAATCGTCGCCGGTGGGGGTGGGGTCTTTGCCTGTCAATCGCGCGTTGGATTTGCTGGAAAAGCTCGACATTGCGGATCTATCCCACGCCTGGCCCGCAGAACTTTCCGGGGGAGAGATGCGTCGGGTTGCCATCGCCCGAGCACTCATGGCCCAACCGGAAGTTTTGTTGGCGGATGAACCGACCGGCGACTTGGACGACGACAGCACGGCGGCGGTGCTACGGCTATTTCACGAGCTCGCACAAGGCAGTAGCGCGGTCGTGATGGTCACGCACGACGCGGCCGCTTATGAATACTGCAACCGTAGGTTCAATATGCTAGACGGCCACTTGGAGGAGCTGTGGTAG
- a CDS encoding ubiquitin-like protein Pup: protein MVQEQINAPGGKNDALDEAVEAAQVQINAPAIDALLEQIDTVLETDAQAFVEGFVQKGGE, encoded by the coding sequence GTGGTACAGGAACAAATAAATGCCCCCGGCGGGAAGAATGATGCTCTTGACGAGGCGGTAGAAGCTGCGCAGGTACAAATCAACGCTCCCGCGATAGACGCCCTCTTAGAGCAAATCGATACCGTGCTGGAAACCGATGCCCAAGCCTTTGTGGAAGGCTTCGTACAAAAGGGTGGGGAATAA
- the hisI gene encoding phosphoribosyl-AMP cyclohydrolase: MNEQTLDPQVASRLKRDAAGLVCAVIQDWQSGQVLMVGYMNDEALRRTLSTGRVTFWSRSRSQYWRKGDTSGHAQYVKQVQIDCDGDALLIQVDQVGAACHTGRRSCFEAGGRLPALVGERSNSS; encoded by the coding sequence GTGAATGAACAAACTTTAGATCCGCAGGTAGCTAGCCGTTTGAAACGCGATGCGGCAGGGCTGGTTTGTGCGGTAATCCAGGACTGGCAAAGCGGGCAAGTCTTAATGGTTGGTTATATGAATGACGAGGCGCTGCGGCGCACCTTAAGTACTGGTCGGGTCACTTTCTGGTCGCGTTCACGCTCCCAGTACTGGCGCAAGGGCGACACCTCGGGACACGCGCAATATGTAAAGCAGGTGCAGATTGATTGCGATGGGGACGCCCTCCTAATCCAAGTTGACCAGGTGGGCGCAGCTTGTCACACCGGGCGCCGCAGCTGCTTTGAAGCCGGCGGGAGGCTGCCTGCCCTAGTGGGGGAACGTTCAAATAGTAGCTAG
- the trpC gene encoding indole-3-glycerol phosphate synthase TrpC, producing MNALERLLAGVRQEVARRESEISLAEIKKLASQRPHPQDGVQALRTEGAVSVIAEIKRATPGGGFLREVPDVAALARAYEAGGASVISVSTEKNFFCGSIEDLRQVRAAVAVPVLYKDFVITPYQVHEARALGADLILILQTSAEPTVVTSLVERAHSLGMTAIVEVHSRLEAFRALEAGAQVIGVNAQDLRTLDFNMDTFAQIVDVIPEQVVAVAESGVAGPHDVFNYAQQGADAVLIGSALVMSNNPQSLVAEMVAAGAHPALATSRKSRVTREKKHD from the coding sequence ATGAACGCTTTGGAACGTTTGCTTGCCGGCGTGCGCCAAGAGGTGGCTCGGCGCGAATCTGAGATTAGCCTCGCCGAGATAAAAAAGTTAGCATCCCAGCGTCCTCACCCTCAAGATGGGGTTCAGGCGCTACGCACTGAGGGCGCAGTTTCGGTAATTGCGGAAATAAAACGGGCTACTCCCGGCGGAGGATTCTTGCGGGAAGTACCAGATGTGGCGGCACTAGCGCGTGCCTACGAGGCAGGGGGAGCCTCGGTGATCTCGGTGTCTACCGAAAAGAATTTCTTTTGTGGTTCCATTGAGGATTTACGGCAGGTGCGGGCGGCGGTAGCAGTCCCGGTTCTTTATAAGGACTTCGTGATTACCCCCTACCAGGTACATGAAGCCCGAGCGTTAGGTGCTGACCTAATCTTGATTCTGCAAACTTCCGCGGAGCCTACAGTAGTAACTTCCCTAGTAGAGAGGGCACATTCCCTGGGGATGACGGCGATAGTCGAGGTTCATTCCCGCCTAGAGGCCTTCCGAGCTCTGGAAGCCGGAGCCCAGGTTATCGGAGTAAATGCCCAAGACCTGCGCACTCTTGATTTTAATATGGATACTTTCGCGCAAATAGTGGATGTGATTCCCGAGCAAGTAGTGGCCGTGGCCGAATCTGGGGTAGCCGGCCCGCACGATGTTTTTAACTATGCCCAGCAAGGCGCGGATGCAGTCCTAATCGGTTCGGCTTTGGTAATGTCAAATAATCCGCAATCCTTGGTGGCTGAAATGGTGGCGGCCGGGGCGCATCCGGCGCTAGCTACTTCCCGCAAGTCGCGGGTAACTCGAGAAAAGAAACACGACTAG